From Scleropages formosus chromosome 1, fSclFor1.1, whole genome shotgun sequence, a single genomic window includes:
- the vegfab gene encoding vascular endothelial growth factor Ab isoform X1, with the protein MNFAVSFMQLFLATLLYLSAVKTAPHIPGEGGKSGVVSFVKVYNSSLCQPREMLVDILQEYPEEIEYIFIPSCVVLMRCGGCCNDDMYECVPTETYNITMEVMRFRPKVQRSIFQLSFIEHRRCDCRPKKEVVEKKENHCAPCAKRRKQDPLTCQCTCKNTELDCKSRQLELNERTCRCDKPRR; encoded by the exons ATGAACTTTGCTGTCAGTTTCATGCAGTTATTTCTCGCGACGCTCCTCTATTTGTCCGCTGTTAAG ACTGCTCCTCATATACCTGGGGAAGGAGGAAAAAGTGGCG TGGTTTCCTTCGTAAAGGTATACAACAGCAGCTTGTGCCAGCCACGGGAGATGCTGGTGGACATCCTGCaggagtacccagaggaaataGAGTACATCTTCATCCCATCCTGCGTCGTTCTCATGCGCTGCGGTGGCTGTTGCAACGACGACATGTATGAGTGCGTCCCAACAGAGACGTATAACATCACCATGGAG GTAATGAGATTCAGACCCAAAGTACAACGGAGCATTTTCCAGTTGAGTTTTATAGAACACAGAAGATGTGATTGCAG ACCAAAGAAAGaagtagtggaaaaaaaagaaaa CCACTGTGCGCCTTGCGCAAAGAGAAGAAAGCAGGACCCCCTCACCTGTCAGTGCACCtgcaaaaatacagaattaGACTGCAAGTCCAGACAGCTTGAGTTAAACGAACGAACTTGCAG ATGTGACAAACCCAGGAGATGA
- the vegfab gene encoding vascular endothelial growth factor Ab isoform X4 encodes MNFAVSFMQLFLATLLYLSAVKTAPHIPGEGGKSGVVSFVKVYNSSLCQPREMLVDILQEYPEEIEYIFIPSCVVLMRCGGCCNDDMYECVPTETYNITMEVMRFRPKVQRSIFQLSFIEHRRCDCRPKKEVVEKKEKKPRKGKGKGLKKQRQRNRDRKQVSHCAPCAKRRKQDPLTCQCTCKNTELDCKSRQLELNERTCRCDKPRR; translated from the exons ATGAACTTTGCTGTCAGTTTCATGCAGTTATTTCTCGCGACGCTCCTCTATTTGTCCGCTGTTAAG ACTGCTCCTCATATACCTGGGGAAGGAGGAAAAAGTGGCG TGGTTTCCTTCGTAAAGGTATACAACAGCAGCTTGTGCCAGCCACGGGAGATGCTGGTGGACATCCTGCaggagtacccagaggaaataGAGTACATCTTCATCCCATCCTGCGTCGTTCTCATGCGCTGCGGTGGCTGTTGCAACGACGACATGTATGAGTGCGTCCCAACAGAGACGTATAACATCACCATGGAG GTAATGAGATTCAGACCCAAAGTACAACGGAGCATTTTCCAGTTGAGTTTTATAGAACACAGAAGATGTGATTGCAG ACCAAAGAAAGaagtagtggaaaaaaaagaaaa aaaaCCCAGGAAGGGCAAGGGCAAAGGCCTAaagaaacagagacagagaaacCGAGACAGAAAGCAAGTCTC CCACTGTGCGCCTTGCGCAAAGAGAAGAAAGCAGGACCCCCTCACCTGTCAGTGCACCtgcaaaaatacagaattaGACTGCAAGTCCAGACAGCTTGAGTTAAACGAACGAACTTGCAG ATGTGACAAACCCAGGAGATGA
- the vegfab gene encoding vascular endothelial growth factor Ab isoform X2 gives MSRVFSALRPQRNDQIHTAPHIPGEGGKSGVVSFVKVYNSSLCQPREMLVDILQEYPEEIEYIFIPSCVVLMRCGGCCNDDMYECVPTETYNITMEVMRFRPKVQRSIFQLSFIEHRRCDCRPKKEVVEKKENHCAPCAKRRKQDPLTCQCTCKNTELDCKSRQLELNERTCRCDKPRR, from the exons ATGTCCCGTGTCTTCTCAGCGTTACGTCCCCAGAGAAATGATCAAAtacat ACTGCTCCTCATATACCTGGGGAAGGAGGAAAAAGTGGCG TGGTTTCCTTCGTAAAGGTATACAACAGCAGCTTGTGCCAGCCACGGGAGATGCTGGTGGACATCCTGCaggagtacccagaggaaataGAGTACATCTTCATCCCATCCTGCGTCGTTCTCATGCGCTGCGGTGGCTGTTGCAACGACGACATGTATGAGTGCGTCCCAACAGAGACGTATAACATCACCATGGAG GTAATGAGATTCAGACCCAAAGTACAACGGAGCATTTTCCAGTTGAGTTTTATAGAACACAGAAGATGTGATTGCAG ACCAAAGAAAGaagtagtggaaaaaaaagaaaa CCACTGTGCGCCTTGCGCAAAGAGAAGAAAGCAGGACCCCCTCACCTGTCAGTGCACCtgcaaaaatacagaattaGACTGCAAGTCCAGACAGCTTGAGTTAAACGAACGAACTTGCAG ATGTGACAAACCCAGGAGATGA
- the vegfab gene encoding vascular endothelial growth factor Ab isoform X3: MNFAVSFMQLFLATLLYLSAVKTAPHIPGEGGKSGVVSFVKVYNSSLCQPREMLVDILQEYPEEIEYIFIPSCVVLMRCGGCCNDDMYECVPTETYNITMEVMRFRPKVQRSIFQLSFIEHRRCDCRPKKEVVEKKEKCDKPRR, from the exons ATGAACTTTGCTGTCAGTTTCATGCAGTTATTTCTCGCGACGCTCCTCTATTTGTCCGCTGTTAAG ACTGCTCCTCATATACCTGGGGAAGGAGGAAAAAGTGGCG TGGTTTCCTTCGTAAAGGTATACAACAGCAGCTTGTGCCAGCCACGGGAGATGCTGGTGGACATCCTGCaggagtacccagaggaaataGAGTACATCTTCATCCCATCCTGCGTCGTTCTCATGCGCTGCGGTGGCTGTTGCAACGACGACATGTATGAGTGCGTCCCAACAGAGACGTATAACATCACCATGGAG GTAATGAGATTCAGACCCAAAGTACAACGGAGCATTTTCCAGTTGAGTTTTATAGAACACAGAAGATGTGATTGCAG ACCAAAGAAAGaagtagtggaaaaaaaagaaaa ATGTGACAAACCCAGGAGATGA